The Thermothelomyces thermophilus ATCC 42464 chromosome 7, complete sequence genome window below encodes:
- a CDS encoding glycoside hydrolase family 13 protein (CAZy_ID 267917), protein MDPIAVNSSNTLADSGKLAEDDIPRDGTGVLKLDPWLSPFQDSLKRRYAKAQEWIKRIDETEGGLDKFSKGTDLFGLRVKEDGSIVYREWAPNAVRASLIGDFNKWDNKAHPMKKNEFGVFEITIPPTADGKPAIPHKSKVKITLELPTAEWVDRLPAWIKYVTQDLSVSPAYDARFWNPPPEERYVFKHARPKKPASLRIYEAHVGISSPELRVTTYKEFTKNMLQRIKGLGYNAIQLMAIMEHAYYASFGYQVNNFFAASSRYGEPEDLKELVDVAHSLGLVVLLDVVHSHASKNVLDGLNHFDGTDHQYFHEGGRGRHELWDSRLFNYGHHEVMRFLLSNLRFWMDEYQFDGFRFDGVTSMLYLHHGIGTGFSGGYHEYFGAAVDEEAVAYLMVANEMLHQLYPEVITVAEDVSGMPALCLPLSLGGIGFDYRLAMAIPDMWIKILKELKDEDWNIGNICWTLTNRRHGEKTIAYAESHDQALVGDKTLMMHLCDAELYTNMSVLTPLTPVIDRGMALHKMIRLLTHGLGGEGWLNFEGNEFGHPEWLDFPREGNQNSFWYARRQLNLTEDHLLRYQFLNNFDRSMNLCEAKYGWLHSPQAYISLKHEGDKVIVFERAGLVFVFNFHPTRSYTDYRIGIEVPGTYRIVLDSDTKEHGGFCRLDPDTRFFTEPLEWNGRKNCTHVYIPCRTAFILALESTL, encoded by the exons ATGGATCCCATCGCTGTTAACTCGTCCAACACCTTGGCGGACAGCGGCAAGTTGGCCGAGGATGACATCCCCCGGGACGGCACTG GAGTTTTGAAGCTCGACCCTTGGCTGTCGCCTTTCCAGGACTCGCTCAAGAGACGCTACGCCAAGGCCCAGGAATGGATCAAGCGGATCGACGAGACAGAGGGCGGATTGGACAAGTTTAGCAAG GGGACGGATCTCTTTGGACTGCGGGTGAAGGAGGACGGCAGCATTGTTTACAGGGAGTGGGCTCCGAACGCCGTGCGGGCGTCCCTTATTGGCGACTTCA ACAAATGGGACAACAAGGCCCATCCGATGAAGAAGAACGAGTTCGGCGTCTTTGAAATCACCATCCCCCCAACAGCCGATGGCAAGCCTGCCATCCCCCACAAATCCAAGGTCAAGATCACTCTCGAGCTGCCCACCGCAGAATGGGTCGACAGGCTACCGGCCTGGATCAAGTACGTCACGCAGGACCTGTCCGTCTCCCCGGCCTACGATGCCCGCTTCTGGAACCCGCCGCCGGAGGAGCGGTACGTGTTCAAGCACGCCCGGCCCAAGAAGCCGGCCAGCCTGCGCATCTACGAGGCCCACGTGGGCATCTCGTCGCCCGAGCTGCGCGTCACCACCTACAAGGAGTTCACCAAGAACATGCTGCAGCGCATCAAGGGCCTGGGCTACAACGCCATCCAGCTCATGGCCATCATGGAGCACGCCTACTACGCCAGCTTCGGCTATCAGGTCAACAACTTCTTCGCCGCCAGCAGCCGCTACGGCGAGCCCGAGGACCTGAAGGAGCTGGTCGACGTGGCCCATAGCCTGGGACTCGTCGTCCTGCTGGACGTGGTCCACAGCCACGCGTCCAAGAACGTGCTCGATGGACTGAACCACTTTGACGGCACCGACCATCAGTACTTCCACGAGGGCGGCAGGGGAAGGCATGAGCTCTGGGACAGCAGGCTGTTCAACTATGGCCATCACGAGGTCATGCGCTTCTTGCTGAGCAACCTGCGCTTCTGGATGGACGAGTATCAGTTTGACGGGTTCCGGTTCGATGGCGTCACGAGCATGCTCTATCTGCATCACGGCATTGGAAC TGGCTTTTCCGGCGGTTACCACGAGTATTTTGGTGCCGCTGTTGACGAGGAGGCCGTTGCGTACCTTATGGTCGCCAACGAGATGCTTCACCAGCTGTATCCGGAGGTCATCACCGTGGCCGAGGACGTCTCGGGCATGCCGGCGCTCTGCCTGCCGCTCTCGCTCGGCGGCATTGGGTTTGACTACAGACTGGCCATGGCCATTCCTGATATGTGGATCAAGATCCTGAAGGAGTTGAAGGACGAGGATTGGAATATCGGCAACATCTGCTGGACGCTCACTAACCGCCGCCACGGAGAGAAGACGATCGCATATGCCGAGAGCCACGATCAGGC TCTGGTCGGCGACAAGACCCTTATGATGCACCTCTGCGACGCCGAACTCTACACCAACATGTCTGTGCTGACGCCCCTGACCCCCGTCATCGACCGCGGCATGGCCCTGCACAAGATGATCCGCCTCTTAACGCACGGCCTGGGCGGCGAGGGCTGGCTCAACTTTGAGGGCAACGAGTTCGGCCACCCGGAGTGGCTCGACTTCCCGCGAGAGGGCAACCAAAACTCGTTCTGGTATGCCCGGCGCCAGCTGAACCTCACCGAAGATCACCTGCTGCGATACCAGTTCCTCAACAACTTTGACCGCTCCATGAACCTCTGCGAGGCCAAGTACGGCTGGCTGCACTCGCCGCAGGCCTACATCTCGCTCAAGCACGAGGGCGACAAAGTCATTGTCTTTGAGCGGGCCGGCCTGGTCTTTGTCTTCAACTTCCACCCGACCCGGAGCTATACCGACTACCGGATCGGCATCGAGGTCCCCGGCACCTACCGCATCGTTCTCGATTCCGACACCAAGGAGCACGGCGGCTTCTGCCGCCTCGATCCGGACACCCGCTTCTTCACGGAACCGCTCGAGTGGAACGGGAGGAAAAACTGCACTCATGTTTACATTCCGTGCAGAACCGCTTTT ATTCTGGCGCTCGAGTCAACTCTCTAG
- a CDS encoding carbohydrate esterase family 1 protein (CAZy_ID 268089): MVTVSSLVAAAGVVLLAGQEVFAVQLTRVDYPNNATSRAEMYIYVPDNVVESPPLVVVVLLGPGVLPKRGDPVAAGVGQQGVHHAVAVVSERGGGGDSQAIADMILHAVAEYGADAARVYLTGGSSGAMMGNVHGRDVAAWNNTCSGGRSRASPEQWGNVVRDMYPGYEGPRPKMQIWHGSADSTLAPANYEETIKQWTNVFGVSQEPTNSVENYPAPNYRTDDYGENVQGIFANGVGHSVPANLTASEAWFGL, from the exons ATGGTCACTGTCAGCAGCCTTGTTGCCGCCGCGGGCGTGGTCCTCCTGGCTGGCCAGGAGGTCTTTGCTGTGCAGCTCACCAGGGTCGATTACCCTAACAATGCCACGTCCAGGGCGGAGAT GTACATCTATGTTCCCGACAACGTTGTCGAGTCGCCGCCGCTGGTAGTGGTTGTCC TCCTCGGCCCAGGCGTACTTCCAAAACGTGGCGATCCCGTGGCGGCAGGGGTCGGACAACAAGGGGTACATCACGCTGTGGCCGTCGTCAGCGAacgcgggggcgggggcgacTCGCAGGCCATCGCCGACATGATCCTGCACGCGGTGGCCGAGTACGGGGCGGACGCGGCGCGCGTCTACCTGACGGGCGGCAGCTCCGGCGCCATGATGGGCAACGTTCATGGCCGCGAC GTGGCCGCGTGGAACAACACGTGCAGCGGCGGCCGGAGCAGGGCCAGCCCGGAGCAGTG GGGCAACGTGGTGAGGGACATGTATCCCGGGTATGAAGGCCCCCGGCCCAAAATGCAGATCTGGCACGGGAGTGCCGACAGCACGCTCGCGCCGGCCAACTACGAGGAGACGATCAAGCAGTGGACGAACGTGTTTGGGGTGAGCCAGGAGCCGACAAACTCGGTCGAGAACTATCCGGCGCCCAACTACCGGACGGATGACTACGGGGAGAACGTTCAGGGCATCTTTGCGAACGGCGTCGGGCATAGCGTGCCGGCGAACCTGACGGCCAGCGAGGCCTGGTTCGGGCTGTGA